Proteins encoded by one window of Bryobacteraceae bacterium:
- a CDS encoding CsgG/HfaB family protein, protein MKTRSQKPAALFGVLACAITLGLLAAPPAASQATKSKGRAAAAAPSMVDTVIELVKGGMSEDLILGMIAQEGKKTKLGPADMLKLNKAGVSDSVIKAMMGVAPAAAPAAAAPKAAAAPAAGAVAVSGKATDFPADLPNKPTGPRKRRVAVDAFDYSAVRQWVTYWFQNDVNIGEGIRSMLVARMHQSKNVVLLERKKIDNIMKEQDFGATNRVNQGTRAKIGKITGADAILMGDIVIFGRDDNKKNGGIGGIIGGKFGAIAGSKKEEKAVVGINLRIVDAETGEVLETAEARGESKRTSRDWSGVAAAFGRGTAGQANAGMNSSNFEATIIGEATSDAVNNILTLLDERIPKLSGQARSIEGRVANIQGSTMYLTIGANDGVQLGDRFEIHRIDNEVIDPETKEVLDKVTVKVGEFVVHNVREKISTGQYGGQPVSMSYQKGYAARLVVAEPAATQ, encoded by the coding sequence ATGAAGACTCGCTCCCAGAAACCGGCCGCCTTATTCGGCGTGCTCGCCTGCGCCATCACCCTGGGCCTGCTCGCCGCGCCGCCGGCCGCGTCCCAAGCCACGAAGTCGAAGGGCCGCGCGGCCGCGGCCGCGCCCTCAATGGTCGATACGGTGATTGAACTCGTCAAGGGCGGGATGTCCGAGGACCTCATCCTCGGGATGATCGCGCAGGAAGGCAAGAAGACGAAGCTCGGGCCAGCCGACATGCTCAAGCTCAACAAAGCCGGCGTTTCCGACAGCGTGATCAAGGCGATGATGGGCGTCGCGCCCGCCGCCGCACCCGCCGCCGCTGCGCCGAAGGCGGCCGCGGCCCCCGCCGCAGGAGCGGTTGCCGTGTCCGGCAAGGCCACGGATTTCCCGGCGGATCTCCCGAACAAGCCGACCGGCCCGCGAAAGCGCCGTGTCGCCGTGGACGCCTTCGATTACTCGGCCGTCCGCCAATGGGTCACCTACTGGTTCCAGAACGACGTCAATATCGGCGAGGGGATTCGCTCGATGCTCGTGGCGCGCATGCATCAATCGAAGAACGTCGTGCTTCTCGAGCGCAAGAAGATCGACAACATCATGAAGGAGCAAGACTTCGGCGCCACCAACCGAGTGAACCAGGGAACGCGGGCCAAGATCGGCAAGATCACCGGCGCCGACGCCATCCTGATGGGCGATATCGTCATCTTCGGGCGCGACGACAACAAGAAGAACGGCGGGATCGGTGGCATCATCGGCGGCAAGTTCGGCGCCATCGCCGGGTCGAAGAAAGAAGAGAAAGCCGTCGTCGGGATCAACCTGCGGATCGTCGATGCCGAGACGGGCGAAGTGCTCGAAACGGCCGAGGCGCGCGGCGAGTCCAAGCGGACCAGCCGGGATTGGAGCGGCGTGGCTGCGGCGTTCGGAAGGGGCACGGCGGGCCAGGCGAACGCCGGGATGAACAGCTCGAACTTCGAGGCCACCATCATCGGCGAGGCTACTTCCGACGCGGTGAACAACATCCTCACGTTGCTTGACGAGCGCATCCCCAAGCTCTCCGGCCAGGCGCGGTCCATCGAGGGGCGCGTGGCGAATATTCAAGGCTCGACGATGTACCTCACCATCGGCGCCAACGACGGCGTGCAGCTCGGCGACCGCTTCGAGATCCACCGCATCGACAACGAAGTGATCGATCCGGAGACGAAGGAAGTGCTCGACAAGGTCACCGTCAAGGTAGGCGAGTTCGTGGTGCACAACGTCCGCGAGAAGATCTCCACCGGCCAATATGGCGGGCAACCCGTTTCGATGTCCTACCAGAAGGGCTACGCGGCCAGGCTGGTGGTCGCCGAACCCGCCGCCACGCAGTAA
- a CDS encoding serine/threonine-protein kinase: METARFLRLRDMFDRASSLPAAERDPFLARECGADRELLEEARNLLAAAAAAESRPQPGNPAPAASPAGSSQVGPYRILHPIGEGGMGSVFLAVRDDGAFRKHVALKLLRRDQTSDDLFRRFHQERQVLAGLDHPNIARILDGGQTPDGLPYYVMEYVEGLPLDRYCDERRLDLAGRVRIFQHLCRAVQYLHEHLVVHRDLKPSNILVTADGTVKLLDFGIAKMQSPAQSFDITSPYNRMLTPGYASPEQISGATVTKSSDIYTLGVILYVLLTGRLPHADPAAKLTNDPPPPSGNIREDIQRTPETTANLRKRIAGDLDNIVLLCLRTQPEHRYSTAADIAEDLTRFLEGRSVMARRDPITERAAKFVKRNRLSVAVATLVLLLAGFGGWQAVEAQIQSRRANSALADLAEAVKRGAETPADAANRVANVRQVRHVLENQFRQVWSADPTFTPERRQVLGNSVAYLDRMRPFASQDPALAYELAGAYRQIGSFYENGHRDQALGAYSSAAIVINGAAGGEPEQSHYREQWLFLVGRIQGLGGSVPVYLTAPIGGTNQTRPAGPSYSNPAPREPAPRTESQVRMTAATPAAPVDGEAYRKAKSKLITVTAKAKIAEETMDELKRNAERIGQLVHPDTTAAFTRMRVSLEVANKEIEAGDVESALETLGVAEANANKVLKVGGR; this comes from the coding sequence ATGGAAACCGCCCGATTTCTCCGCCTCAGGGACATGTTCGACCGCGCGTCGTCGCTCCCGGCCGCCGAGCGCGACCCGTTTCTGGCTCGCGAGTGCGGGGCCGACAGGGAGCTGCTCGAAGAGGCGCGCAACCTGCTCGCCGCCGCGGCAGCCGCCGAATCGCGCCCCCAACCCGGCAATCCGGCTCCGGCGGCCTCGCCGGCGGGTTCGAGCCAGGTGGGCCCGTACCGGATTCTCCACCCGATCGGCGAGGGCGGGATGGGCTCGGTTTTCCTCGCCGTGCGCGACGACGGCGCGTTCCGGAAACATGTCGCGCTGAAGCTGTTGCGGCGGGACCAGACCTCCGACGACCTGTTCCGGCGCTTCCACCAGGAACGTCAGGTGCTCGCTGGGCTCGACCATCCGAACATCGCCCGGATCCTGGACGGCGGCCAGACCCCCGACGGTTTGCCCTACTACGTGATGGAGTACGTCGAGGGGCTGCCGCTCGACCGGTATTGCGACGAGCGGCGGCTGGACCTGGCCGGCCGCGTCCGCATCTTCCAACATCTGTGCCGCGCCGTCCAGTACCTGCATGAGCACCTGGTGGTGCATCGCGATCTGAAACCCTCGAACATTCTCGTCACCGCCGACGGCACTGTGAAGCTGCTCGACTTCGGGATCGCCAAGATGCAGTCGCCCGCCCAGAGCTTCGATATCACGAGCCCGTACAATCGGATGCTCACGCCAGGCTATGCGAGCCCGGAGCAGATTTCCGGCGCGACGGTGACGAAATCGTCCGATATCTACACGCTCGGCGTGATCCTGTACGTGCTGCTCACCGGGCGGCTGCCTCACGCCGACCCGGCGGCCAAGCTCACCAATGACCCGCCTCCGCCGAGCGGCAACATCCGCGAAGACATCCAGCGGACCCCGGAGACGACGGCCAATCTGCGGAAGCGCATCGCCGGCGATCTGGACAACATCGTGCTGCTTTGCTTGCGCACGCAGCCGGAACATCGGTATTCGACCGCGGCCGACATCGCCGAGGACCTGACCCGGTTTCTCGAGGGGCGCTCCGTGATGGCGCGCCGCGATCCCATCACGGAAAGGGCGGCGAAATTCGTGAAGCGCAATCGTCTTTCGGTGGCCGTGGCGACTTTGGTTCTGCTGCTGGCCGGTTTCGGCGGATGGCAGGCGGTGGAAGCGCAGATCCAGTCCCGCCGGGCGAACTCGGCGTTGGCCGATCTGGCCGAGGCGGTGAAGAGGGGCGCCGAGACTCCAGCCGACGCGGCCAACCGCGTGGCCAACGTACGTCAGGTCCGGCACGTGCTCGAAAACCAGTTCCGCCAGGTGTGGAGCGCGGACCCGACGTTTACCCCGGAACGGCGGCAAGTGCTGGGCAACAGCGTCGCGTATCTGGACCGGATGCGGCCCTTCGCTTCGCAGGACCCGGCGCTCGCCTACGAACTCGCCGGGGCCTATCGCCAGATCGGTTCGTTCTACGAAAACGGCCATCGGGACCAGGCGCTGGGGGCGTATTCGAGCGCGGCGATCGTGATCAACGGCGCCGCCGGAGGTGAACCCGAACAAAGCCACTACCGCGAGCAGTGGCTCTTCTTAGTCGGCCGGATTCAGGGACTTGGCGGGAGCGTGCCGGTTTACCTCACCGCGCCGATCGGAGGAACGAACCAAACGCGGCCGGCCGGACCGAGCTACAGCAACCCGGCTCCCCGCGAGCCCGCTCCGCGGACGGAATCGCAGGTCCGGATGACCGCTGCGACGCCCGCGGCGCCAGTGGACGGCGAAGCCTACCGGAAGGCGAAATCGAAGCTGATCACGGTGACCGCCAAGGCGAAGATCGCCGAGGAAACGATGGACGAGTTGAAGCGCAACGCCGAACGGATCGGGCAGCTCGTGCATCCGGACACGACGGCGGCGTTCACGCGGATGCGCGTTTCGCTGGAGGTGGCGAACAAGGAGATCGAGGCGGGGGACGTGGAGTCCGCGCTCGAGACGCTGGGCGTGGCCGAGGCGAATGCCAACAAGGTACTGAAGGTGGGCGGGCGGTAG
- a CDS encoding redoxin domain-containing protein: MRTIPSNSDVAGLADVLVRKVTQNGMNLADLSLPGPVLVVFLRHAGCPFCRESLADIAAARATVEGAGIRIVVVHMKSTAMAGLLARYGLADIDWIADRNQELYKAFGLRRGDFPQFLGPRVWFRGLSIVARGHGFGWPDADAGQLAGAFLIHRCEVLRRFRAMSPADRIPVAAVAGGV, encoded by the coding sequence GTGCGGACGATTCCGTCGAATTCCGACGTCGCGGGGCTGGCCGATGTCCTGGTTCGCAAGGTCACCCAGAACGGGATGAATCTGGCGGATCTGTCGCTGCCGGGTCCGGTCCTGGTGGTTTTTCTCCGGCACGCCGGGTGTCCGTTCTGCCGGGAGAGCCTGGCCGATATTGCCGCCGCGCGGGCCACTGTTGAGGGCGCCGGCATCCGGATCGTCGTGGTGCACATGAAATCGACCGCGATGGCCGGCTTGCTGGCGCGCTACGGTCTGGCCGACATCGACTGGATCGCCGACCGCAACCAGGAGTTGTACAAAGCTTTCGGCCTCCGGCGCGGCGATTTTCCGCAGTTTCTGGGGCCGCGCGTGTGGTTCCGCGGACTCTCGATTGTGGCGCGAGGCCACGGGTTCGGCTGGCCGGACGCAGACGCCGGCCAACTCGCAGGGGCGTTTCTGATCCATCGTTGTGAGGTGCTGCGACGGTTCCGGGCGATGAGCCCGGCAGACCGGATTCCGGTGGCCGCTGTTGCGGGCGGCGTCTAA
- a CDS encoding CBS domain-containing protein gives MRMEIETVTATAGSESLAAVLDRKGRSVFFVEPDDTVFEAIRRMAERHIGALAVLDGGVLTGMISERDYARKVILQGKSSRETSVREIMSAPVVTASDSMSVGEGLRMMTERRIRHLPVVNPRTGAVDGIVSIGDLVRSVMSAQARTLEHLTSYISGSYPA, from the coding sequence ATGCGAATGGAAATTGAGACCGTAACGGCGACCGCCGGATCGGAGAGTCTCGCCGCCGTGCTGGACCGCAAGGGACGTAGCGTCTTTTTCGTGGAGCCCGACGACACGGTTTTCGAGGCGATCCGCCGCATGGCGGAGCGGCATATCGGAGCGCTTGCGGTGCTTGACGGGGGAGTGCTGACCGGGATGATATCCGAGCGCGACTACGCACGGAAAGTGATCCTGCAGGGCAAGTCATCGCGCGAGACGAGCGTGCGCGAGATCATGTCCGCTCCGGTGGTGACTGCTTCCGATTCAATGAGCGTCGGCGAGGGCCTGCGGATGATGACGGAGCGGCGCATCCGGCACCTGCCCGTGGTGAACCCGAGAACCGGAGCCGTGGATGGGATCGTCTCGATCGGCGATCTCGTGCGGTCCGTAATGTCGGCGCAAGCACGCACGCTAGAGCACCTGACCAGCTACATCAGCGGAAGCTATCCGGCCTGA
- a CDS encoding pseudouridine synthase: MTNDRRRKRTGVNRGGAGRKPANAKRTPSEEPRRRTLDRVISKAGLGSRTQARSWIGAGRVRVNGRVIQTPDHWVGEQDQVTFDERPIEEAEPVYVLLYKPKGYVTTFHDPDGRPTVYDLLSGVKTFLGTVGRLDMDTSGLLLLTNDTQFANRVMSPEGHVEKEYLVRAAGHLPEEQIARLSEGVELDDGPAKAASVAVERTTAKDTVLRLTLEEGRNRQVRRMIEAIGSRVRKLVRIRIGRLTLAGLTPGQYRLLKKAEIQQFTDNAYPHQEPERPVLVSSGNRPVLGGSGSRTRLRNRARQVPSTGSVEGGV; encoded by the coding sequence ATGACAAATGATCGCCGGAGAAAACGGACCGGTGTCAACCGGGGCGGGGCAGGACGCAAGCCGGCGAACGCCAAACGGACGCCAAGCGAGGAGCCGCGCCGCCGAACGCTGGACCGGGTGATATCGAAGGCCGGGCTGGGATCGCGAACCCAGGCGCGGAGTTGGATCGGCGCGGGGCGCGTGCGTGTGAACGGGCGCGTCATTCAAACACCGGACCACTGGGTGGGGGAACAAGATCAGGTCACCTTCGATGAGCGTCCGATTGAGGAAGCCGAGCCCGTCTACGTGCTGCTGTACAAGCCGAAGGGCTACGTCACGACGTTCCACGACCCGGACGGGCGGCCAACGGTGTACGACCTGCTGAGCGGCGTGAAGACCTTCCTTGGAACCGTGGGGCGGCTCGATATGGACACGAGCGGGCTCCTGCTGCTGACCAACGACACGCAGTTCGCCAATCGCGTGATGAGTCCCGAGGGACATGTGGAAAAAGAATACCTGGTTCGCGCGGCGGGACATCTTCCCGAGGAGCAGATCGCGCGGCTGAGCGAGGGGGTGGAACTCGACGACGGACCCGCGAAGGCGGCCTCGGTAGCCGTTGAAAGAACGACCGCGAAGGACACGGTGCTGCGGCTGACGCTCGAGGAGGGACGCAATCGGCAGGTGCGGCGGATGATCGAAGCCATCGGCAGCCGCGTGAGGAAGCTGGTGCGGATTCGAATCGGGCGGCTGACGCTCGCGGGTCTCACGCCGGGACAGTATAGACTGTTAAAAAAGGCAGAGATCCAGCAGTTCACCGACAATGCATACCCTCATCAAGAACCCGAGCGGCCAGTACTCGTTTCTTCAGGGAATCGCCCCGTACTCGGCGGGAGCGGTAGCCGAACACGGCTACGAAATCGAGCACGCCAAGTTCCTTCGACCGGTTCCGTTGAAGGCGGGGTTTGA
- the aroE gene encoding shikimate dehydrogenase: MARLASLPKICIALGFSDAKTLLDHARREVESGETFLEFRMDYLSDARTGPPAVAGFLEQHPDCTILATCRRHQNHGRFNGSIEEQMAVLEAAIDAGARAVDVEIESAEVAQAAVEHLRSRSWVIVSFHNYGGTPQVEPILRRMKKAPADAYKVVTTAKKPSDNLRVLSLARSSPRTPLILLAMGEAGLATRILSPAMGGVYTYAAPNAAEGTAPGQICARLLRNMYRVDKFTKAARIYGVIADPVRHSISPAVHNRAFQSRRIDAVYLPFLVQQAQLKDFFALSDKLPLAGFSVTIPHKQKILRYLDTVDPLTRRIGAVNTVWRKAGKWRGANTDVDGVIEPLKKHLAFNKSSILIAGNGGAARGAAFALADAGASISIVGRNIDRVRALAKLCGAAPLSRDQAEKMDFDALVHCTPMGMYPHTDECFFRDRIPAGLVFDMVYNPRETQLVQRALADGKTVVPGLSMFLEQAARQFEIWTGESPPRAAMERAALEALS, from the coding sequence ATGGCCCGACTCGCCAGTTTGCCGAAAATTTGTATCGCGCTTGGATTCTCCGACGCGAAGACCCTCCTCGATCATGCGCGGCGTGAAGTGGAATCGGGCGAGACATTCCTCGAGTTTCGAATGGACTATCTTTCCGACGCCAGGACCGGTCCGCCGGCCGTCGCCGGATTCCTGGAGCAGCACCCGGATTGCACGATTCTGGCGACTTGCAGACGCCATCAAAACCATGGGCGCTTCAACGGGAGCATTGAGGAACAGATGGCGGTATTGGAAGCAGCCATCGACGCAGGCGCGCGCGCCGTGGACGTGGAGATCGAGTCGGCCGAGGTGGCGCAGGCCGCGGTGGAGCACCTTCGCAGCCGATCTTGGGTGATTGTATCTTTCCATAACTATGGCGGGACGCCGCAGGTGGAGCCGATCCTGCGGCGGATGAAGAAAGCCCCGGCCGATGCTTACAAGGTGGTAACCACGGCGAAGAAGCCATCGGACAATCTGCGCGTTCTTTCGCTGGCGCGGTCCAGCCCGCGCACACCGCTGATCCTGCTGGCCATGGGCGAGGCGGGGCTGGCCACGAGGATCCTTTCGCCGGCGATGGGCGGCGTCTACACCTACGCGGCGCCGAACGCGGCGGAGGGCACGGCGCCGGGCCAGATCTGCGCGCGCCTTCTGCGCAACATGTACCGCGTGGACAAGTTCACCAAGGCGGCGCGGATCTATGGCGTGATCGCCGATCCGGTGCGCCATTCGATTTCGCCGGCGGTGCACAACCGGGCATTCCAGAGCCGGCGGATCGATGCGGTTTACCTGCCGTTCCTGGTGCAGCAGGCGCAGCTCAAGGACTTCTTCGCGCTCAGCGACAAACTACCGCTGGCGGGTTTCAGCGTGACGATTCCCCACAAGCAGAAGATCCTCCGATATCTCGACACGGTGGATCCACTCACGCGCCGCATCGGGGCGGTGAACACGGTTTGGCGCAAGGCGGGCAAGTGGAGGGGCGCCAACACGGACGTCGACGGCGTGATCGAACCGCTGAAGAAGCACCTGGCGTTCAACAAGTCGTCGATTCTGATCGCCGGCAACGGCGGCGCGGCCCGTGGAGCGGCGTTCGCGCTGGCGGACGCGGGGGCATCGATTTCGATCGTGGGGCGCAACATCGACCGTGTCCGCGCGCTGGCCAAACTGTGCGGCGCGGCGCCGTTGTCGCGGGATCAGGCAGAGAAGATGGATTTCGACGCGCTGGTGCATTGCACGCCGATGGGTATGTACCCGCACACGGACGAGTGCTTCTTCCGGGACCGGATTCCGGCGGGGCTGGTGTTCGACATGGTCTACAATCCGCGCGAGACGCAACTTGTGCAGCGAGCCTTGGCGGACGGAAAAACGGTGGTTCCGGGGCTGAGCATGTTTCTGGAGCAGGCGGCGCGGCAATTCGAGATCTGGACCGGCGAATCG